Sequence from the Elephas maximus indicus isolate mEleMax1 chromosome 13, mEleMax1 primary haplotype, whole genome shotgun sequence genome:
ATAAAACTCAAGGGAATATAAGATCACaattaaaaacagacaaacaaaacacgcacacacacacacacacacaacacttaAGAAGACAAGCTGCCAaagctaaagttaaaaaaaaaatcagacacataaatattttatattttggaatTATTGTATAACAAGGATAAATATTttaacatgtttaaaaaataaaataaagtatgaaGTATTAATACAGGTAAAAACATCATAAATGGTGAGAGTTGGAAAAGAAAcagaatttctagaaataaaagaactaaaaatcaAAATTCAATGCATGTATTAAAGAGCAGATACAGCACAAattaagaagaaggaaaaaaaagagagagagagagaaactaggAGATAGCCCCATAGAAAACATCTCCAAAGCAAGActgatacctcacaccatgcagaaaaactaactcgaaatgaatcacagacctatatataaaatctaaaacaataaagatcatggaagaaaaaatacagaaaacactaggagacctaatacacggcatgaactgtatatgaaacattactaacaatgcacaaacaccagaaaagaaactcactgggagctcctaaaaatcaaacacttacgttcatccaaagacttcaccaaaagagtaagaagattacctacagactggggaaaaaaaaaaaaattcgttaTGACAATTGTGATcagcgcctgatttctaaaatctacatgatgccgcaaaaactcaaaaataaaaaaacaacccaattaaaaaatggtcaaaggatatgaacaggcacttcactaaagaagacattcaggcagctaacagatacttgaggaaatgctcatgatcattagccactagagaaatgcaaatcaaaactacaatgagataccatttccccCCAACGAAGCTGGCAtttatcaaaaaaacacaaaataataaatgttggagaggttgtgaagagactggaactcttacacactgctggtggtaatgtaaaatggtacaaccactttggaaatcaatttggtgcttccttaaaaagctagaaatagaactaccatacaatccagcaatcccacttctcagaatataccctagagaaatgaaagccTTTAcgcaaagagatatatgcacacccatgttcattgcagcactgtttacaatagcaaaaagatggaagcaaccaaggtgtccatcaatgaatgaatggataaataagttatggtatattcacagaatcgAATGCTATGaaacggtaaagaacaatgatgaatcagtgaaacgtttcataatatggaggaatctggaaggcattatgctgggtaaaattagtcagctgcaaaaggacaaatattgtataaggccactattatataagaactcaaggaatagtttaaacacagaagaaaatattcgcTGATGGctacagggtggggagggagtgagaggggtattcactagttagatagtagacaagaaccattttaggtgaaaggaaagacaacacacaatataggagaggtcagcaaaactggactaaaacaaaaagaagttacctgaatataaccaaacactttgaaggcccgagtagcaggggtgggggtctggggaccatggttttaggggacatctaggtctattggcataataaaatctattaagaaaacattctgcatcccactttgaagtgtggcatctggggttttaaactctAGCAGgaggacatctaagatgcatcaattggtctcaacccacctggagtaaaggagaatgaagaataccaaagacacaaggtaattatgagcccaagagacagaaagagccacataaaccagagactccatcatcatgagaccagaagaactagacggtgcctggctacaaccaaggactgccctgacagggaacacaacagaatccctgatggagcaggagaacagtgggatgcagagctcaaattctcattaaaaaaaacagacttaatggtctgactgagactggaaggactccacaggtcatggtccctgggccttctgttagcccaagactggaaccattcctaaagccaactcttcctatagggattggactggactctatgacaaaaaatgatactggttagaAATGAGCTTCtaggctcaagtagacacatgagactatgtgggcagctcctgtctgaaggcgagatgagaaggcagagggggacaggagctggatgaatggacacagggaatacagggtggagaggaggagtgtgctgcctcatcaggggtagagcaactaggagtacatagcaaggtgtgtataagtttttgtatgtgggactgacttgatttgtaaactctcacttaaagcacaatttaaaaaaaaaagaaagaaagaaaagattatgTAAATGCAGACCAAAATTTCAATTGTTTTGTGATTTAGAAGCAACCAAAAGTCTTAGGATTCAATaatcacataaaaacaaaaaacccagaattAAGGATTGCTCAAAGGGTTCTTTCTAATGAGTTCCAGAGAGATCATCTCTCTTGTCTCACTAGAGGAAAGGGCAATGGCCTCAGCTCTCAAATCTGAGATGGGAGACAAGAAGGACAGAGTCTCCTGAGCTTAACAGtctagaaaatgaaatttaagcATATCTGAAAGTCTGACCTCCCAGGAGAATTCTCTGTCGTCTACAAAGATCCATTTGTAACTGCTTTAAAATCCGTTCTCCTTCTTGGAGCAAGATGTGCTTAAGACATAGGACATCAATGGCACATTTCCATTGTATTTTAGAACTTGAAGACTGACTACACAGACCGATGCAGAGGACAGAGGTGCTCAATCAGAAGTAGCTTGAGTTTGAATGGGCAAATCTGAAACAGAAGTCTGAAAGCACATAGGAAAATAATTGCAATGCTCTTTGGCTCTTCCTAGAACTTAAAAacaagagttttctttttttacaaaaaCTTTGAAGAGAAGTTCCagattgcttatttatttttacctcCTGTTCCcttgaaattattttgaaatctgGAAATTTCGGAGAGAGCATTCTTTTCAGTGTTATTCTATAAATAAATGCTGCTTCTATTGACTTTGCTTGATAATTGGGACATTATTTGCCATCCTTGCAAACCTCAGCCTCTAACCATGGTTTGTATTTGGCACCAAATCTTTGTGCTAGGCCCCAAGTTGCTCCTTGTCTGGGCAGACACTAAATTGCCACTTTCTGGTTCCCTTGCAATCAGTATTCATCTTATTTCGATAGACTAATATGACAGGACAAGAACCAGAGGAATTTGGTTGCAATTATGAtcgtgcatcaacttggctgaaccataattctcagtggcgtggcagttatgacgtagttcggcagctatgtaatgatataattacctccacaatgagatctgatatactgtaattaatcacctccatgacgagatctgctatgagcagccaaccagttgaaagggagtttccttgggggatgCCACCTGCTTCCAATATATGTAGACtcctggcaaagctctctggccTTTGCTCACTctgtatcctgcagctggctcctgttcgtctgacctctgattcatgggacttaagctagcagcttactgcctatcttgggatttgtcagcctctacagTCTGTAAAACAGCAGCCTGCCATTTTACCTGCCAATCTggggttccccagcccctgtaGATACAAGAGTCAGGAGAAACATCCACCTTGATCCATgtacttgggactttccagcctctacaactgcgtgagccacttctttatctctctttttctctcttcctctctctatgtatgtatatatattcacatataagtATGTAAGTACAGAAGCAAGGGAAGTATGTAtttatggttttgcttctccTGAGAACCCAACCTTAGACACCGTCCCTTTCCTTCCCATTGTGACagaattggtttgtttttaaccATCGCCACTATTTCCcaaaggtttctttctttttttttttttttaaatcacctcaaACAGACACTCTGTGCCtatatttaatttgtttttaatttgatatATAAATAGTGGAGAAAGACATATACCTGGCTGTAcccaatatttgttgttgttgtaattaggtgctgtcaagttggttccaactcatagcgaccccaggcacaacagaatgaaacactgcccggtctgtgccagccttacaatcattgttatgcttgagcccattgttgcagccattgtgtcaatccacctcattgaggttcttcctcttttctgctgattctgtactttgccaagcatgatgtccttctccagggactgatccctcctgacaacatgtccaaagtacatctaaagtatgtaagatgcagtcttgccatccttgcttctaaggagcgttctggttgtagcCAATATTTAGAGCCCCGTTAAGCACTCCTTGATTTTAGGGATGTTGCGTATATTATAAACATTTCACAGTGTTAGAAGGCTGATGGGGACACACCTTTTATATCCTTATTTAATTATGTGGACTTGTATGTAGGCATGTAGACGCTGCTCCAAGCTTTATCCCCAGCGATGAAACAGCATAATTACAAGTGCCTGATCTAGTTCATAAGGACTTATATGTTGGCTCTCCCTCATTGGTCTAAAGGTGTTACCAGGGCCTTCGTTCTCCGATAAATTTATTCAAATTTTGCCAAATAGAATGAAATTGCCAATTGCTTGTAAGTTTTGGACCTCAAAGCACCAGTTAATTTACACCTCAGAAAATCATCTGTGTACCTTCTGAAGGTAGGGATATGAGTGCTTATCTTGGAAAAGGTGTCTGCTCTTGCTAACCCTCTTAGtatatagatgcagaaaaaacaaaataaaggccCATTGAAATTGTCCCCTTACATTCAAGAGATTATGGTTatattcttctcttccttttccaaaGGAAAAGTTGTTCTTTATCCTTATCAAACCTTCTGTCCCCTCAAATGTTCTTGTTCCTTCAGCAATTCATTCTCCCAAAACATTATTCCATTAACGTGTACTGCGCTGTTTAGCTCCCTCATCATCCTCATTCTTCTTttccactttctctctctttcaccaTTTCTCTCACTCTCTCGTCCCTTTGTCATTCTTTCTTCCTGTATCTTTGAATTTAAGGAACTGTGTGTTCGAtgctcaagattaaaaaaaaaagtactgcatCACTGATCACATAATAATTAGCTCTATATTTATCCTGGGTTTCAATTGCCAGCATATGTAAAGAGTATATATAATGTGTTTGGTTGCCCATTAATCTCATTTGACCCCTTTtggtatcctgctactctgtcaaTTAGCTCCCTTATAATTCACTAATTCTACTGTCATGAAGAGAGTTAGGATTCATTTTTTGTTACTTCATGATAATCTCTGCAGCACATGATGCTGTTTCTGACATGAtgttatttctcttttccttgaaACCGTCTCTAGTTTTTAATGATGTCTATAAACTTTGCTATGTGGTTCTCTTCTTTCTTACGCTTACTTCAgtgtctattttctttttttaaaccaccCCCTTCTTCCTCCTGTCATCACCAATATTTTATCCAAGGTTTCACCAGATTCTCTTCAAGTCAGTCATATATTGTGAAAATTACAGTCATCATTATTCTTAAAGTGCTGAAGATTAGAAATCATTCTTAGACTGTAACTGTAAAATTTATGTAAACGTGTCACCATACTTGAAATAATAAGACCTTTTTTTTGTCTTAACACGATGACTGTGAAAATCTAGACCGATTCACAAAGCACACCTTCTGGAGAGTAGAGTGGTACAGGATATGTCTGTGTGAGTGTCCGTGTGTCCGTGTGTGCCCATGTATGCCTGGCATGTATGTGTTTCTttgtgtatgtgcctgtgtgtttgagtgtgtgtctgtgcatatgCCTCTGTGTGCATGTGGCCCTCCGTGAGTGTCAGTGTTCATGGGTCAGTATTTGTCTGTGtgaatgtatgtatatgtgcCTGAGTATATGTTTTGTGTGAGggaggtgtgtgtatgtgcgcaCCCATAGTGTTGACAGGTACCCCTGATGTCTTGCTTGGTTCTTTGCCATCAATGTCTCACCTTTTTTAATACCCTAAAACTACATTGTATTTTAAGTtcactttttgttcttttcttctttctctttgttaCTTTCCTTTTAGTACTAACCTttgcttttaattaaaaataaaataaatctaatTCCTAAAAGATATATTTCTATGTAATGTTTTCTTCTGCTATTTATTCAATTTTCTGCTAGTAATTCAAAACCTTGAAATGAAATATGaaatcaggaaattaaaaaaaatgtatatatagggTCCCTTAACTATTTTAAACTACTTGATTtttacatgaaaatatttttgcttttctttaaaatatggcagtttttactttaaaatatgaCAGTTTGTTTTCCAAATCATGTACTAATTTAATAATTGACTTCAAGCAATTTTTTCTTtaagataaaaatagaaaaaaaacgatttttatttcagttgtttaCTCCAGATAGAATAATAATATTAAACTATTGGAAGATTTCATATTAGAAAAACATTAAGATCTGTATTTGATGGTGAAACCAATATGTATATCTTTCAGATATTAACATAAATATTAGTCTCAGTCATCAAAACTTAGGTCTAGAATATGAGAGGATAACCGCACTGTTCAAATCAGATCACATATGTCTATTCTGGTTTCCTTTTCTTGGAATTATAGTTTAAGAAATAGATGAATAAAATGGAACTTGTCAATAGTTAAGAAACCAGTACATGAAAGCTGCAGAAACTACATAAAGAGCCTATGGAAATCCGGAGCCCATTTTTCCAGGTGGAGAAGAGGAACATTAAAGCAGGAACAAGGAGGGACTGTCACCTTCacaaggagaatgaataacagcTGCCCTCATTTTGGTTGTACAATCACTGTGTTAGGTCCTGGGGAACTAAGGTAATGAAATCAGTAAGCTTAAACTAAATGCAAGATTTAGTTTAGGAAAATTACTGTGAAGCCCAGTACCTTTAGCTTTCAGAAGAAATTCTCGCATGTTGACATCACGTGTAAACACAACTGTTATAGAGAAGAAGGGTAATGTAGCAGTGATGCGCCCAGGTCAAGGACTTCTCAGAAGCCTGACTGAGAGCAGATCGATGAAAATAGGCTgcaagggtgagggagggagtCCCCGTCACTTTTTGCAGTCAGTGCACAATAAGAGCCATGTGTATAAGAGGACAGGTTTCACTTAAAGAGTTTAAGGCAGCTTATTTTTTCTGAAAAAGCCACAAGTATTGGAGCAGAGGCGAGACTGCATGGGGAAGTGAAGAAATTGTTATTGAAGCGATGCTGAAGTAAAATCAAAGATAGGCTCTTAAGACAAGAGTGGTCTGAGGAGGGAAACATGACCCCAAACCAATTTTGGgttgaagtgaggatggcaagacttcatctcatatacttcggACGtgctatgaggagggaccagtccctggagaaggacatcatggttggtaaagtagaggatcagcaaaaaaagggaagatccttaacgagatgaattgacacagtggctgtaacaatgattgtgagaatggtgcaggaccaggtagtgttttgttctgttgtatatagggtcactatgagttggagccatctcgatggcacctaacaacaacaacaatgacctgAGTTGATCTGATCTGTGAGTCTTTAAGTTAGGAGGATACTCGGCCTCTCTCCTCAGATGAAGTCCAGTCCCCACCTATATTTCTTTGTTCTCACAGTTAATTAAATCATACCTAGAATATTATGTTAAAAATCTGGCTTGTAGTCTCAGGTTTTGCTCTCTTCATGAAAAATGGCACAGTACATTTGAAAACTACTTTGTCAAATAACTAGATTAGCTTTCTAattgtgtatgtgcgtgtgtgtactaTACTAGATATCTAGGTATCTAAggatccctggtagtgcagtggttaaagcactcagctgctaacagaaaggccagtagtttgaacccaatggttgctctgagagagaaagatgtggtagtttgcttccgtaatgattacagtcttggaaaccctatggggcggttctactctatcttacaggatgactatgtgttggaatcaacttgatggcaatgagtggtATGTGTTATACTAGATAACTACACAGAAGGGGCAAAAACCACGCTATAATGAAATTTTTACCAAAGTGTTCgtatatttacagaaaaaatggGAAGTAACCTTAATATCCTACCATGACAGAGTGGACAATCAATTACAGTATCTCCTCATAAGCGACTAATTTAAAAGTTGCACTGTGCAGCAAGCAGAAAATCCATCCATGACTTCTAACTCACCAAAACTTGCATCAAGGAGGCTAATATTCATACATACAAAAGTTACACCTTATTACGATTGTAATTACATAGCCAACAATAGAAATAAACTTACTTAGAGATCAATTTAAGTAATTAGAGAAGGGAGTagagttcctttcttctttcacatTAATTTAAGGCTAAGTAAATTGGACTATTATACCCATAGTTGTTTTATACCTGAGAAGACTAAAAATATGACTATCTTGGTACTTTTAAACTTTTTTGTCTAGACCAAGTaattaatgtttttgttgttagttgccatcaagttgattctggctcatggagacccaacctgttgtagagtagaactgctgcatagcgttttctttttgtaatcatagtggaagcagattgctggccTTTTCTCCTGTGGTATTGCTGGATGGGTTCCAATAGTCAACCATTAGGTTGGCAGTAAAGCTCAAATTGTTTGTGCTacctattgttagttgctgtcaattccttcTCATAACGACtccatttgtgcagagtagaactgctttatggagtttctaaggctgtgaccttttggaagcagaccactaggcttgtcttccaaggtgcctctgtgtgggttaAAAATGCCAATCTTTGGGGTaggagttgagcacttaatcatttttgCCATCCAAGGACTCTTTTGCATCATCTAAGGACCttaaataattaataaataataataacatagtAATATAACTTTATTTGCTTTACTTAACAGGTGGCTTATAATTTCAAAACATGACCAATCATACACTAATCATGGAATTCTTGCTCATGAGATTCACTGAAAGTTGGATGCTCTTGAGGCTACATGCTGCATTCTTCTCACTGATCTACCTAGTGGCCACAATGGAAAATGTTCTCATCATGCTCCTCACAATTCTTGACCAACGCCTCCACACTccaatgtactttttcctcaggcATTTGTCCTTCTTAGATCTGTGTCTCATTTCTGCCACCGTGCCCAAATCCATCCTCAACTCCATCACCTTCACTGACTCCATCTCTTTCCTGGGGTGTGTGTTGCAGCTCTTCTTGGTGGTGCTCTTGGCAGGGTCAGAGATCGGCATTCTCACTGCAATGTCCTACGACTGCTATGTTGCCATTTGCCGTCCTCCCTCTGCACTATGAGGCTGTCATGGGCAAGAGGGCCTGTGTTCAGATGATGGCTGTGTCCTGGTTCAACGGCGGGGCCTTGGGAATCTTGTATTCAGCTGGGACATTCTCTCCCAATTTCTGTGGCACCAACAAGATCCATCGGTTCTTCTGTGATGTTCCTGCACTCCTGCAGCTCACTTGTTCTGAAGAACATGCCACCATTAACGTCAGCGTGTCCATTGGGATCTGTTATGCATTTTCATGTTTAGTTTGCATTGTGGTCTCATATGTGTATATTTTCTCCACTGTGTTAATAATTCCTTCCAGACAGAATCAATCAAAGGCCTTTTCCACCTGCCTGCCTCATCTCATTGTGGTGAGTGCGTTCCTTGTAACGGGTGCTGTTGCTTATTTAAAGCCAGTCTCTGATGTACCTTCTCTCCTAGACCTCCTGGTGTCTATGTTCTATTCTGTGGTGCCACCAACCTTGAACCCGATTATCTACTGTCTGAGGAACAAGAACATTAAATCAGCTTTAGGTAAAGTCTTATGGAATGTTAGGAACACCTGAGTAATGGAAAGGTGAACAAAAGTGGAAGTTAGGAAGTAAAATCACCTTTCTTATTCTGTCACTAtctgtttgcaactgtttctgtTTAGAGATCAATATATCATGGATCCTTGTTGATGATAATCTCAGGTTATCAGTTTTAACAGAAAGTAAGTCTTTTCCTATAATCCTGCACTTTACGTTTCTTATTTGTACAGAAATTATGAAGTTTTTCCTATTATGCCCATTTCCTATTGGTGATTTTGACTCTTATTCTAAGTTCCCCATACATGAGGTTTGTATGTGTTTCTGGTTTGTCCAAAACTTTCATCTTCCCTAGCATTCTCTTTATTTAGTTAATGCTTTAATATCCTAGATTTTTCCAtctgttaattttattgattCAGCTCTCTTCATAGCTTCTGAATTTCTCTATTTGTTAATTTTGATTAACataattttgcattttttaaaaaatgtactgtTAATTTTATCACAAGCTTCACTTACTTGACTAATATATGTTTGAGGATGAAAATTATACAATTACAACAACTGATCACCCATTCTGAAAATGGTTTTGCATCTACATTTCTTTTGATGTAAATCATATTTTTGAACACAGATATTTTGCCCCTTTATCGAAACTTCCTTTCATCTAATGTGTTGATCCCTGACACTGAGTTACTTGTTTTTATAATTCATTGGAATTTCTGAAAGTGTCCTCTAGTACTGCTTCTCACATTGTGATAAATCCCACGTTCTACTTATCCCAGGCTGTTAACATCATATAATATTCACAATACCCTAAAGAAGCAAATATAGCTGTGGTGTAAAACAggc
This genomic interval carries:
- the LOC126057224 gene encoding LOW QUALITY PROTEIN: olfactory receptor 14K1-like (The sequence of the model RefSeq protein was modified relative to this genomic sequence to represent the inferred CDS: deleted 1 base in 1 codon; substituted 1 base at 1 genomic stop codon) translates to MTNHTLIMEFLLMRFTESWMLLRLHAAFFSLIYLVATMENVLIMLLTILDQRLHTPMYFFLRHLSFLDLCLISATVPKSILNSITFTDSISFLGCVLQLFLVVLLAGSEIGILTAMSYDCYVAICVLPLHYEAVMGKRACVQMMAVSWFNGGALGILYSAGTFSPNFCGTNKIHRFFCDVPALLQLTCSEEHATINVSVSIGICYAFSCLVCIVVSYVYIFSTVLIIPSRQNQSKAFSTCLPHLIVVSAFLVTGAVAYLKPVSDVPSLLDLLVSMFYSVVPPTLNPIIYCLRNKNIKSALGKVLWNVRNTXVMER